Proteins co-encoded in one Desulfallas thermosapovorans DSM 6562 genomic window:
- a CDS encoding dihydroorotase — protein sequence MKLIIKGGRVIDPAVGKDEPADIYVRDGIICARFAEDEDTQIIDATGKLVVPGLIDMHVHLREPGYEAKETIATGTAAAARGGFTGVACMPNTDPVADNRFIIEFINKRAAEEGQVNVYPIGAITRGSRGGELAELADMRDAGAVAFSDDGRPVSDAGLMRRAMQYCKMLGVPVISHCEEQTLAAGGVMHEGYQSTILGLKGIPASAEEVMVARDIILASETGCPLHIAHVSTAGSVALIREAKKRGCPVTAEVTPHHFTLTDQAVTHYNTAAKVNPPLRGEADVQAVREGLADGTLDVIATDHAPHTYDEKNVEFDLAPFGLVGLETAVGLVWTELVHTGILTPLQAVAKLALHPARILGIDRGTLAEGSVADITVIDPLLTRQVDPEQFASKGKNTPFAGRTLQGLPVITIRSGACIYTTI from the coding sequence ATGAAGCTGATCATTAAGGGCGGACGGGTAATTGATCCCGCTGTGGGCAAAGACGAGCCGGCCGATATATATGTGCGGGACGGTATCATTTGCGCCCGGTTTGCGGAGGATGAGGATACACAAATCATTGACGCCACCGGCAAGCTGGTGGTGCCGGGTTTGATAGATATGCACGTGCACCTGCGGGAACCGGGCTATGAAGCCAAGGAAACGATTGCCACCGGCACCGCGGCGGCGGCCCGGGGCGGTTTTACCGGTGTGGCCTGCATGCCTAACACCGACCCGGTTGCCGATAACCGTTTCATCATCGAATTTATCAACAAGCGGGCAGCGGAGGAAGGTCAGGTTAACGTTTATCCCATAGGTGCCATTACCAGGGGCAGCCGGGGCGGGGAACTGGCCGAACTGGCTGATATGCGGGATGCCGGGGCGGTGGCCTTTTCCGACGATGGCCGGCCGGTGTCCGATGCCGGGCTGATGCGACGGGCTATGCAGTACTGCAAGATGTTGGGTGTTCCGGTTATTTCCCACTGTGAGGAACAAACCCTGGCCGCGGGCGGGGTAATGCACGAAGGATACCAATCCACCATACTGGGGCTAAAGGGAATTCCCGCCTCCGCCGAGGAAGTTATGGTGGCCCGGGATATCATCCTGGCTTCAGAAACAGGCTGCCCGCTGCATATAGCCCATGTCAGTACCGCGGGTTCCGTGGCGCTGATCAGGGAAGCCAAAAAGAGGGGTTGCCCCGTTACTGCCGAGGTTACACCGCACCACTTTACTTTAACCGACCAGGCGGTGACCCATTATAATACCGCGGCCAAGGTTAACCCGCCACTGCGCGGTGAGGCGGATGTCCAGGCGGTGCGGGAAGGGCTGGCTGACGGTACCCTGGATGTAATCGCCACCGATCATGCACCCCATACCTATGATGAAAAGAACGTGGAATTCGACCTGGCACCCTTTGGCCTGGTGGGGCTGGAAACCGCGGTGGGGCTGGTCTGGACCGAGTTGGTGCACACCGGTATACTTACTCCTTTGCAGGCGGTGGCGAAACTGGCGCTGCATCCGGCCCGCATACTGGGGATTGACCGGGGCACACTGGCTGAAGGTAGCGTTGCGGATATAACGGTTATAGACCCCTTGCTAACCAGACAGGTTGATCCCGAGCAGTTTGCCAGCAAAGGTAAAAACACTCCCTTTGCCGGCCGAACCCTGCAGGGGCTGCCGGTAATTACCATACGATCGGGCGCCTGTATTTATACCACTATATGA
- a CDS encoding aspartate carbamoyltransferase catalytic subunit, protein MYKHKDLLALKDLSAGEISFLLDTAKPMKEIITRPIKKVPTLRGRTVVNLFYENSTRTRSSFELAAKYLSADSINISSSSSSVAKGESLYDTARTIQSLGADVVVLRHPMAGAPHLLAKTVKAAVINAGDGAHEHPSQALLDLFTVRERRGKIDGLTVVIVGDILHSRVARSDIWGFTKLGAEVRVCGPPTLLPPELEQTGARVFYRPEEALAGADVIIMLRIQKERQRQGLFPGLREYARLYGLNRERLALAAPGALVMHPGPMNRGVEIGHDIADSTVALIEEQVTNGVAVRMALLYLLTGGGAHHEADH, encoded by the coding sequence TTGTATAAACACAAGGATTTGTTGGCATTAAAAGACCTTAGCGCTGGTGAAATCAGTTTCTTACTGGATACCGCAAAGCCTATGAAGGAAATAATCACCAGGCCCATTAAAAAAGTACCCACGCTGCGGGGTCGCACCGTGGTGAACCTTTTCTACGAAAACAGCACTCGTACCCGTAGCTCCTTTGAACTGGCGGCTAAATACCTGAGTGCGGACAGCATCAATATATCCAGTTCCTCCAGCAGTGTGGCCAAGGGTGAAAGTTTATACGATACCGCCCGGACTATCCAATCACTGGGTGCCGATGTGGTGGTGCTGCGCCATCCCATGGCCGGGGCGCCGCACCTGCTGGCCAAAACCGTTAAGGCGGCGGTGATTAACGCGGGGGATGGGGCCCATGAGCATCCTTCCCAGGCGCTGCTGGACCTTTTTACGGTACGGGAACGCCGGGGAAAAATCGACGGCCTCACGGTGGTTATCGTGGGAGACATACTGCACAGCAGGGTGGCACGCTCCGACATTTGGGGGTTTACCAAACTGGGGGCCGAGGTGCGGGTTTGCGGCCCGCCTACATTGCTGCCTCCGGAGCTGGAGCAAACCGGTGCCCGGGTGTTTTACCGGCCCGAGGAGGCCCTGGCGGGCGCGGATGTAATCATCATGCTGCGCATTCAAAAGGAAAGGCAGCGGCAAGGCCTGTTTCCGGGCTTGCGGGAATATGCCCGGCTGTACGGTTTAAACCGGGAGCGCCTGGCCCTGGCCGCACCCGGTGCGCTGGTTATGCACCCCGGGCCCATGAACCGCGGGGTGGAAATAGGCCATGATATTGCCGACAGTACTGTGGCGTTAATAGAAGAACAGGTAACCAACGGCGTAGCGGTTCGGATGGCTCTGTTGTACCTGTTAACCGGGGGAGGTGCTCACCATGAAGCTGATCATTAA
- the pyrR gene encoding bifunctional pyr operon transcriptional regulator/uracil phosphoribosyltransferase PyrR, producing the protein MPALREKARIIDQDGIRRALTRIAHEIIERNKGTDNLVLIGIRRRGVPLARRLAGKIKQIEGSQVPVGILDITLYRDDLSSLNHQPVVRQTEVNFSIEGKKVVLVDDVLYTGRTIRAALDAVIDLGRPRSIQLAALIDRGHRELPIRADYVGKNVPTARRELVEVRLSETDGMDEVVIMEKT; encoded by the coding sequence TTGCCGGCATTAAGGGAAAAGGCCCGGATCATTGACCAGGATGGTATCAGGCGTGCCCTGACCCGTATCGCCCATGAAATTATTGAGCGCAACAAGGGTACGGATAATTTGGTACTGATTGGTATCAGGCGACGGGGTGTACCCCTGGCCCGGAGATTGGCCGGTAAAATCAAGCAGATTGAAGGCAGTCAAGTGCCGGTGGGCATTCTTGATATTACCCTGTACCGGGATGATTTGTCTTCTCTAAACCACCAGCCTGTGGTTAGGCAAACCGAGGTTAACTTTTCTATAGAAGGCAAAAAAGTGGTGCTGGTGGACGACGTTTTATATACCGGGCGCACCATTCGGGCCGCCCTGGACGCTGTTATCGATTTGGGGCGGCCCAGGAGTATTCAACTGGCGGCACTGATTGACCGGGGCCATCGTGAATTACCCATCAGGGCCGATTATGTGGGGAAAAACGTTCCCACGGCCCGCCGGGAACTTGTGGAGGTACGCCTGTCGGAAACCGATGGCATGGACGAAGTGGTGATTATGGAAAAAACATAA
- a CDS encoding YqhV family protein: protein MFLIFDKIVISMAAVRFLSATIEFTAAMLMLHFNKVETAFKINAVLAMVGPTILIIVTTLGLVGLAGKVSLAGMATIMLGVALIFLGINKL, encoded by the coding sequence ATGTTTCTTATTTTTGACAAGATAGTCATTTCCATGGCGGCGGTGCGCTTTTTATCCGCGACCATTGAATTTACAGCGGCCATGTTGATGCTGCACTTCAATAAGGTGGAAACGGCATTTAAAATTAATGCCGTGCTGGCCATGGTGGGACCCACCATTTTAATTATCGTTACCACCCTGGGATTGGTGGGTTTGGCCGGCAAAGTGTCTTTGGCGGGTATGGCCACCATAATGCTGGGAGTAGCATTAATCTTTTTAGGTATTAATAAACTTTAA